CGATGTTACCGATCCGGTACAAGTAGAAAATATGGTTGCCCATGCCGTAAATACCTTTGGTCGCCTTGATTGTGCGTTTAACAACGCCGGGATTGAGGGACAACTTGTTGCCTTAGATGAAATCGATCTTGATCACTTTGAGCACACCATCGCTGTAAATCTGAAGGGTGTCTTTTTATGCATGAAATATCAGCTAAAAGCGATGCTGAAAAACGGTGGCGGCGCGATCGTTAATAATTCATCGGTGATGGGGCTAGTGGCGGCGCCGATGATATCGACTTACTGCGCAAGCAAACACGCAGTAGTCGGTATAAGCAAAAGCGCGGCGCTTGATTACGTTAAACATAATATCCGCATTAATGCTGTTTGTCCTGGTGGCGTCGCGACTCCCATGGTTAGCCAAGTACTAGCCGAGACACCTGATGCTCTAAAAGACATTTTGGCTGCGGTACCCGCGAAGAGATTAGCCACTACAGCTGAATTGGCGGAAGCAGTTATCTGGCTTTGTTCCGATCGTTCAAGTTTTGTCACTGGAATAGTGTTGCCAGTAGATGGCGGATACACAGCGCAATAATGCTCCGACTTAATATTGCACTAGGAGGAGCGGGTTTATGACGATTGATTCTCGAGAGTTACGCAATGCACTGGGCTTATTCACCACTGGCGTGACGTTGATGACAACCACCTCAAAAAACGGTGACGTGATTGCCATGACCGCAAATTCTTTTTCTTCATTGTCTTTGCAGCCGCCACTGGTGCTTTGGTCTATAGATTTAAACTCCAGTATTTTTGAGATTTTCAATAGCGCCGATCGGTTTGCGGTAAATGTTTTAGCTATAGATCAGCGCGATATGGCAGATACTTTTGCCCGCTCTAAAAATGATCAATCTGAGCTCCTAAAGAGATTTGATATTGGTGATTATGGAAGTCCAGTCCTAAGTGGCTCGCGCGCAGTGTTGGAATGTGAAGTCGCTGCCAAGTATATCGTCGGCGATCATCAAATCCTGATAGGAAAAGTACTTGGATATGAGGTCGATTCAACAGTTGCGCCACTGGTTTTTGCCAGTGGTAAGTATCACGAACTAGGCCCTCAGATTAGCTGAAAGTAGGTGTGAATATGGTGAAAGTGAAGTTCGTATCCGCTAATGGTGGCGTCATAGACGCAGAATGTCAGCCGGGTCGTACTCTGATGGAGTGTGCCGGCGATTATATGGTGGCAGAGATTGAGGCGCAGTGTGGTGGTGGGTGTGCCTGTGGCACTTGTCATTGTTACCCGCGGAAGGAGTGGTTAGATAAGTTACCTCCAATGGAGGACATTGAGGCCTGCACATTGGAGGGTGGGATGGCAGAGATTAGGCCTACTAGCAGGTTGGCATGTCAGATCGAGCTGACCGAGGAACTGTCTGGGCTGATTATTGATTTGCCGGAAATTGCTTGAGCAAAAATCGAACTTAAAAAATAACATTAAGATTGGAGAATTATAATGGAAAAAATTGGCTTACAGATAATGTTTCAGAACTATGGCAGTAGCATGTCAGATGTCGATCATGTTCAAGAAGAAATTGCGATTGCCGAGATGGCAGAACCAATGGGATTCGACGAAATATGGCCGGTGGAGCACCATTTTACTGACTATTCAGCGTGTCCAGACAATACCCAATTTTTATCTTACCTCGCCGGCAAAACATCAACAATAAAGCTTGCAACCGGTGCTGTAATTCTACCGTGGAATGACCCGCTTCGGGTTGCCGAGAAGATCAACTTCCTAGATCATTTGAGTAATGGCCGAGCCATTCTAGGTGTGGGTCGCGGGCTAGCGCGTTGCGAGTATCAAGGTTTCGGTATCAATATGGAAGAGTCGCGTGATCGCTTTGATGAATCGGCCGAAATGATTATTAGAGGCTTGGAAAGCGGCTTTGTAGAAGGCGATGGAGAGTTTTACAAGCAATCCCGAGTGGAGATACGTCCGCGGACTATTTCTACCTGGAAAGACCGTTTCTACTCCGTAGCCATGTCGCCAGACTCAGTCTTGCAAGTAGCCAAACTTGGCGCGCAGATGATCCTCTTCTCTAATAAAACTGACGAGAAGCTTAAGGACTCTATCGATATGTATAACACTGAGTATCGTAAATACCATGACGATGAACCTAAGCCACCGCGTCTTTGCGATTTTGTTGTGTGTCATGAAGATGCTGCGGAGGCAAGGAAATTAGCTAAAGCGCATATTGGTGGGTATTTCGCGTCAGTGATGGATCATTATGAGTTAGCTGGCGATCACTTTAAAAACAGTAAAGTTTATAAATCTTATGGCGATGATATCGATATATACGAGAAGACCAATTTCGATACACTCATGGATGCGTATATAGACTGTAATTTGTACGGTACTCCTGAGCAAATCATCGAACGAGTTGAGCGTCGCCGAAGCATTATTGGTAATTATGAGCAGAATATCTGCGTAAAATTCGGCGGTAATACTCAGCAGGTCGCTATTCATACTATCGAGTTATTTATGGCTAAGGTGCTCCCAGCGCTGAGAGCGAAGTAGGCAGAGGGCGCTTTATTGTCTGAACTTGCTGGAGGTGTTGCTATGAAATATTGTCAATTCTGTGGTTCGTCGGTGAGCTTAAAAACCCCGGAGAATGACACTTTGCCGCGTCATACGTGTAACTCCTGTGACAAGGTCTACTACAGAAATCCAGTCGTTGTTGCAGGTTGTATACCTTTTTGGAAAGGTAGGGTGCTCCTGTGTCGCCGAGCCATTGAACCGGGCTATGGTTGCTGGACGGCTCCCGGCGGCTACGTGGAAAGTGGTGAAACTGTTGAACAGTGTGCGCAGAGAGAGGCTTGGGAAGAGGTCAGAGTAAAAATAAAACTTGGTCAAATACTATCTGTAACAAATGTGACTGCTGCAAACCAAGTTCATGTTTTTTTCCGCGCAGACATGATGTCAGCAAATTTTGAAGTGGCAAGTGAGTGTCTTGAGGCGCGCCTTTTCGACCCTAAAGATATCCCGTGGGATGAAATTGCTTTTTACAGCGTAGAAGAGACCTTAAGAAGAGCGCTAGAAAGAGACAGTACCCTATTTGGTTTGCAACGATTCCCATTGAATTTAACGTCCTTAAGACCGCCGCGCAGATCTGTTTCTACTTAGTCAGTGTTAGGCGCTGCAGATGAGTGGTGTTATCAAGATATAAGATCATGAAAATTATGTGGATTCTAGTATAAGGCAATATTATGACCAATGACTTATTTTCTATCAGCGGAAAGCTTGTGCTAATTACCGGTGCGTCATCTGGGATAGGATACTCTTTAGCAAAAGGGCTTTCTGCCGCTGGAGCAGTGATTGTTGCCGCAGCACGACGTGTCGAGAAGTTAGACGATCTCCGAAAAGAAATTGAGTCAAGCGGCGGTAAAGTGATAACCGTCAGAATGGATGTCAGTGACAGAAATAGCGTTAACGCGGGTTTTGATCGCGTGAATGAACAGGTCGGTGTCATTGATACTATTGTCAATAATGCTGGTATAGCGGCTCCCGGCAGCTTCCTTAAAATTGATGAAGAAAGTCGTAATTCTGTTATGGATACAAATTTCAACGGTGTCTGGAATGTCGCTCAAGAGGGCGCGAGACGCATGATTGAAGCGGAAAAGTCGGGTTCAATAATAAATATTTCTTCTGTTCTAGCACTGGGTGTTAAACCAGGTCAATCAATCTATTGTGCATCGAAAGGGGCAGTTGCTCAGCTAACTCGCGGTATGGCACTCGACTTAACTAAATATAATATTCGTGTCAATGCTCTCGCCCCTGGTTGGTTTGAAACGGAGATGAGTAAAGAGTTTTTTGATTCCAAGGAAGGCCAAGAGTATATCGCTAGAATGCCAGCAAAACGCTTGGGAAATCTGGATGAGCTCAACGGTCCCGTCATTCTTTTAGCCAGCGAAGCGGGTTCTTTTATAAACGGAGTTGTGTTGCCGGTAGATGGAGCCCTTAACGTAGTAACCATATAGTACGACAGTTTTTCAAAAATCTATATGAAGACAGATTCGAGCTATGTGACCATCTAGCGGCTGCTAGTGAATAATTTCAAAATAGCTGGATAGTAAAAAAATATGATCAATATCTATAGCTGTTAATGATCATTTTAAAATCATGAATGTAGTGGAGTTACATCGCTACATTTTTATAAAAGCAGTGACTTTAGGGGATATAATGATGATAGAAAATACAATAAAAATTGCTCTAGCCGCATTCCTGGCATCAATTTGTAATCTAAGTATGGCAGGCCCGCTAGCGTCGGTAATTGATGTGCTTACTCAGTCAGCTAATTTAAGTTCGGGCCTCAGCGGAATAGCAAATTTGAATGCTCCTCCAATTGAGTCCTTGGTAGCTTTAGGTGGACTTTCAGACTTAGGTGGTGGCTTTTCAGGATTAACCGTATTGCCAGTTGATATTATTTCGTTGTCGGGCAGTGAAGGATCAGATCAACCTAGTATAGTTCTGCCATTTAATCCGCTGCCTCTTACTATAGAAACTGTAGGCAGGCTTCCGGCGCTGGATACAGTGCCGGGAACTCCAGTAATTTTACTTTTTCTGGATATTCTGGCCCTGAGCCCGCTCTGAATAATTTTCTGCGTCATAATTGGATTTCGGCAAGCAGTCTGGGTTTTGTTCCTGCTGCTAGCATGAATACTCTTCAGTTGTCGCTCACCGTTAAATGAACTCATATTGCTCCGGTGAGCACTATGACAGATTTTTATTGAAATGATATCGCTAGGCGAAAGACCAGATCGAGTACTAAGTGAGCTAGGGGCGGAATTCTTCCTGTAGTATCGAAGTAGCGTAAAATTCGATCCTTTTCAGTGGGGCTAAAACTGGAGTGATATTCTAAATTCCCCGCAGCTGGTCATGCTAGGCGGGGAACAGGTTTGTTAGGGCTCTAAGATCAATTTTCCGAAGTTGCCCCCATCAAAAAGTAATTTGAAGTATTCACCGAAGTGATCAATACCTTGGCGAATATCCTCTTTAGATTTTATTTTTCCTTGCTGGATCCATTCGCTGAGCTGACTTACTCCCTCGTGGTAGCGTGAGTAGTAGTCTAGTACTACAAAACCTTCCAGCCGAGCACTTTTAAACAGGATCGGAATGTAATCAATTTCGGCCCTTATGTTTAAGCCTGAGGCATTATATTGTGATATCGCTCCACATATGGTGACTCTGGCCTTGGGATTTATATGATTTAGCGCTGCGTCAAGTGCCGCCCCCCCGACATTGTCAAAAAAGACATCAACACCGTTAGGGCAGCTCGATGCTATGGCGTTATTTAGGTCTTTTACATTTTTGTAGTCTATTGCGCTATCAAATCCAAGTTCCTCTACCAGGTATCGGCATTTTAGCTCGCCGCCTGCGATGCCTACGACATTACATCCCTTTATTTTGGCGATTTGCCCTGCGATGCTGCCAACAGCACCTGCTGCGCCAGAAATTAGAACCGTGTCGCCAGATTGAATTTTGGCTACATCCATTAAACCGAAGTACGCAGTCATTCCCGGCATGCCAAGAATGCTGAGGTACATCGATTTATCTACATTTGAAGGCTTAGTTATATCAATTTTTTCGATTGCATAGGCGCTATTGAGTTTACAGAATTTTTGAACCCCAAACATACCAGATAATATGTCGTTCTTGGCGAAAGAGTCATTCTTCGACTCAATCACCTCTGCCAAGCCTAAGGCACGCATAGTTTCATCAATTTGGACAGCTGGCATGTAGGACTCTACATCATTGATCCATCCTCTCATTGCAGGGTCAACTGAAATATACATCACTTTAACAATAAACTCGCCAGGCTTTAGGTCTACATCCATATCTTCTTGAATGAGCTTCCAACAATCAGGGCTGACATTTCCGTCGGGTCTTTTATTAAGAACAATTTTTTTGTTATGTACTGTCGACATGACATTCTCTCCGGAAGTAAATATCAGTCTACTTTAGCGGTTTTTCTTGACCACTAACCTATTAGTAATAGGGGGGAGTAGGTGCTACTTGATGTGATGGTTTGCCCGCGTGTCTATTTAGATAGTATCTGGTAGTTGAGACTAAGGGTCTTGCTGAGGCATGGGTTTTGATTTTTTGACCATGAAGTGTGGGTCGCCTAATGACCATAATAAAATTTATGTGCTTTGGTTTTTGTTGTCTCCGAAAACTGATATGGATAGTGGTCAATTTAAAAACACATGCCTATTTATTGGTATGTGATTGGGATAATTAAAATAAGGATAAAATGAATGAAAGAGACATATAGTAATTTTTCTAAAAGTATATCCTGCGCAGTAATACTTGGGGCATCTGGTCTTGCCAGCATCTCGTCCTTCGCTGAACCTAACAATAGAAATCGAATGTTAGAAGAGGTTGTGGTTACTGCGCAAAAGAGGGAGGAGAACTCTCAAGATGTTCCGATTACGATGGCTGCCTTGGGAAGTGAAAAATTGGAAGCGTTTGGTATTGAACAAACGGCTGACTTAGAGAAAATCATTCCGGGTCTTACGTTCACTCAGCAGTACGGATATACAGTGATTTATTTGCGTGGGGTAGGTAGCGAATCATTTCTACCTAACTCCGAGCCGAGTATCGCTTCTTACGTAGACGGTATTAACATTGCGTCTGCTCATGGCAAATCCGATGCAGTAGGTCCCGTTGAGCGTATTGAGGTCTTGAAAGGCCCTCAGGGCACTTTATACGGAAGAAGCGCGACTGGCGGCGCCATCAATATTATTTCAAAATCGCTACCGGCGGAAGGCTATGAAGGTTTTATTAATTATGGTGCTGGGAATTACGATGACCGGCATGCGCAAGGTTATTTTGCTGCGGCACTGACAAATAGCACAGGCGTGAGCTTTTCTTATTATAAGGATCAACGCGACAATATAAACGTGCGCGCGGTGAATGGCGTAGTACAGCACGGAGACAAAGAAGATTTTTCTGAGAGCTATCGAGTTAAATTGATCCAAGATTTCGGTGACAATATTCGTATTACCGGTATTGCTCAAAAAACAGACGTTCAGTTAGCCGATGCGGATAAAAAAGTTAATATTCGTCCCGCCGGCCTTTCTATCGGTGCTCAGGCCCAGCAACCGAGTCGCTTAGTGGAAAACGACAAAGAAGGGCAAATGCGCACAGATGCTGAGCTTTATGGCTTGATATTTGAGTGGGAATTTGATGCCGTAGCGCTTAAGTTTGTGTATTCCGATCAAGAGTCTTTAACTTATGATCGCACCACCACAGATTACGACGGCACCAGCTTAAATAAGGTTAGCTTTTTTACTTACAACGAACCTGTTTTTCAGAAAACGTATGAATTCCAGCTTAGCTCTACAGAAAATAGCTGGATGTCCGACAAGCTTACATGGGTAGCTGGATATTACCATTTGGAAGGCGGTGGTGGTTTTGAGCGTATTTTCTTTGAACTCTCACCTGAGCTCGCTAGCGGACTTGTTACTGGTTTTGCTGGATCAGTGGGAGATTTGTTAAATGACTTGCTATCACCCGTCACCAACACTTCCGTATATTTAGAGGCGGGCGGAAAGATAACCATCGATTCCGACTCCATATTCGCCGAGGCGACATATTCACTGACACCCAGTTTGAATCTTACGCTGGGGGCGCGCTATCAAGAGGAAACGCGTGGTCTAATTAATAGTTATTTTGATATTGTAAATCCTATTTTTGGAACGCCAACGGAGGAGTATTTTGATAGTGATGATCGAAGTCGAAATATTCGAGTTGGTACGTTCAATAAGCCCGAACTCGAAGATGTTTCTGTCGCACCGCGAGTCGCCTTACAATGGTTTGCCAGTGATGATGTACAGGTTTACTCTTCTATAGCAAAGGGCTTTAAGAGCCAGACATACAATATCCTCAATTTCTTTTCGGAGCCTGATGAGGTCGATAAGTCTGAAACAACGTCACTGGAGATTGGCTTTAAATCTGATCTGCTGGATAGCACGCTGCGTCTAAACGGCGCTGTCTTTAATACGATTACCAAGAACCCTATTTCGGCGTTTGTTGGTCTGACATCCGGCGGGGTAGTTAATTATTTTAATGCCAAGGAATCCACGACAAAAGGCGTGGAGGTGGACTTACTGTTCCAGCCGATGGCCAATTTAAACCCAGGTTTAGTTGTTTCTGGCGGCGCATCGTATATAGAAGCTGAATTTTCTGATTTCAAAGACGGGCGAGGCTATGACGAAGATACAGGATTGGCATATGGGCCTGGGGCCTTAACATTACTGGCTGAAAGAGATTTTACTGGCAATGATGTGCCGCGGACGCCGACCTTCAGTTCCAATATTGCGATTAATCAAGGTATTGAGTTAGGCGATTTCGGCTATATTGAGCTGGCGGTCGATTATGCGTTTAAAGACAGCTTTTACTATACAGCGTCAAATACGCCTCATGCGGAACAGGCCCAATACGAGCTTTATGGTGCCCGGATGAGCTGGATGTATGAGCCCAAAGGTATAACCTTAACGGCTTATGTAAATAACATTAAAGATGAGGATTATTACGTGGCGATGGTTGAGAATGACTTCGGGGTGTCGGCTGCATTAGCACCGCCGCGCTTATATGGTGCTAAGATTAAGATCGATTTTTAGATCGTATTATTCTACCGATGATGGGCGGGGGATCAAAACATATAGAGTTAGGCATCTCCCATCCTAGTTACATTGCGCACCTTTCGTGCGTTTTTTTATGGTGTTTTATCTGGCTACATGCTCGTCGGGGATGATAGTCACTAGGCCTCGGTTTGTTGGCGTCCTGGTTTCCAGAGTTCCATATTGGTTTAATATCTTGCATTTAAGTTAAATTTTTAAAATAATAATACGCAGTTAAGTGTAGGCGGAGAGTAAGTTGAAAATTAATAGTGTAGTTTATATAAAAATATCTTGAGATAAGTAAAGTATTTGCATCCGGATTTGTTGTGTGTTTTATTCGTAAAAGATGGTTTAAATCAATAAATTTTACTTATCAAGCTGCTGGATGACGACTTAATAGTGTGAATAATCCAGTTATTTCCAGTGCTATAAATATAATAACAAAGGGTCTGATGTCCCGGGTTTGGAGTAAACCGTTATCGGCGCGGTTTTTGTGTTAGACTGCTTGTCCATTCATATTAAATCCCTCATAGCCACCTAGTAGGTCAAGGTAAGGCACGATTTTAGAGAACCTTGCAAAGCTGTATCAGCAGAGCTCATGGTTAAGCTATTTTTGCTCATTGCTAGGTCAGCGGCACTAGTGCTTATACCTAGGGCTAGTATAATTCAGTTTTAGCTCTTTCTCGCCAAAAAAGTAAGTGTCTATCTTTTTTAATAGCGACTTAATCGCGTGTTTACAGGTATGCAGTAAGGTGTTTTTGAAAGTACTTTGCCGATAGTTGATTAGACTAAAAAGATGGATTTATTTCGCCAGTACATCGCCAACTGCTTCCAATAAGTTGCGCCTGACTCATTGAGTCAATCGAATTGTTATCACAGGAAATTACTATGACTAAGCATCTTTTGCTGTCAATTGCGCTCGCAAGTACATTTGCCAGTCCGATATATGCACAAACTATAGAAGTTTCAGCAGCGGAGCTTGCCAAGCTCAAGGCTCAAATCTCGGCATTGCAAGCCAAGCTGGTGGAGATTGAAGAGCAAGCAAATGAAACAACCTCAGAAGTAGCGGTAAATACTCAAACCCTAACTGCGCAGAAAGTCGCTGAGGCCGAGCCAGTCGATGTCGAGTCTGAAGACGGTATTACCATAGGCGGCGCAATTCGCAGTAATTACAATTACACCTCCTATAGCGAGGGTAATAAAGATCGTGGTGGGGACTTTGATTTTGATATCTTTCGCATAAATGTTCGAGGTGAAATAGGCGACGTCTCGCTCAATGGAGAGATTCGATTCTTCGATTATATGAGGGCGATTAAATACGCCTATGTTGGCTATCAATTCAGCCAGAATTGGGAAGTGCAGGCGGGTATTACTAAAGTGCCATTTGGTAATAGCCCATATAATTCGCAAAACTACTTTTTTAGTACTAATTACTATCTCGGTTTGGAAGATGACTTTGATTTGGGTGTCGTCTTTAAACGTAGTGTCGCTGATAGCTGGCAGTTGGATTTAGCGTTCTTTAAAAACGATGAGTTAGGCGGCGTAGATGGTTATGTGGATAATCGTTCTGACCGTTATTCCTACGATATTGTTGGTAGTCGGGCGCCAGGTGATGGAATTTATGATGAGCCAGCGCAGCCCTTAGGTGAATACAATACTTTTAGTGGTCGCCTTGCCTATCATTTTGAGCAGGGAGAACTGTCCACTGAAGTAGGGATATCAGCATTAAGTGCGGGCATTCACGACGGCGATAGGCGCGTTGGTGATTATCAAGCCTGGGCACTGCATAGCAATAGCCAATATCAAAATTGGCATTTGCAGTTGCAACATAGCGAGTATAGCTACGACATTGCTCAGGTCGATCGTATCGCCGTAGGCGCCTACTCTTTCTATGACTCTATTGCCGCTGAGGCCACCTCATCTACGGCGAACTTAGCTTACGACTTGGCTGTGAACTTTGGTCCGGTAACAGGGCTGCAATTTTATAATAACTACGGCATCGTTTACGACAAGTCAGACAGCAGTGCCGATACGGTCATGAACGTGACTGGGGTGTCGGTAGCAGCAGGCGGACTGTTTACCTATTTTGACTGGGTACATGCCAAAAACCAGCCGTTTGTAGGTGGCAGTGCAGCCGGTGATAGCAGCGAGTATGAGCAGCGCTTTAATATCAATATCGGTTATTACTTCTAGGCTAAAAAAGCGTCACACGTTTTAAAACAAACACAGTAAGGACAATCTGATGACAGATAATAAGGATCCTATGGTTCCTGATGGAAGGGTCAACGCGATTGATACCGACTATCAAGTAGGCCAAGACAATATTCTAGTTAATCTCGGCCCTTTTGGTTTAGATATACACAATAGAGTTTTTGCTATCTCAGCACTTATGGTAATTGCCTTTGTTGCTCTTACTCTATTTTTCCAGGAACAAGCCGAGCCCATGTTTAATGGGGTAAAAAACTGGTTAACCACTAATTTGGACTGGTTTTTTATTAGTGCGGCAAACGTATTTGTGCTGATCTGCTTAGGTCTTGTGGTTTCCCCTTTAGGGCGAGTGCGCTTAGGCGGTACTGAGGCGACTCCGGATTACAGTTATTTAGGCTGGTTTTCGATGTTGTTTGCCGCAGGTATGGGCATCGGATTAATGTTCTATGGCGTCTCGGAGCCACTGACACATTTTACGACCTCTTTTGCCGGTACGGCAGGCGAAAGCGGTATGCGCACTGATTGGGCTCCACTGAGTGGCGCCGCAGGGAATGCGGAGTCAGCAGAACGCTTGGCAATGGCCGCCACTATTTATCACTGGGCATTACATCCCTGGGCGATTTACGCAGTGATGGCATTGGGTTTGGCTTTGTTTTCTTTTAACAAAGGTTTACCCCTGACTATTCGCTCCGTATTTTATCCGATTTTGGGTGAGCGAGTATGGGGCTGGCCTGGTCATATCATCGATATTTTGGCGGTGTTGGCAACCTTGTTTGGTTTGGCTACCTCCTTGGGTTTGGGTGCATCTCAAGCTGCTGCCGG
This portion of the Zhongshania sp. R06B22 genome encodes:
- a CDS encoding flavin reductase family protein, translating into MTIDSRELRNALGLFTTGVTLMTTTSKNGDVIAMTANSFSSLSLQPPLVLWSIDLNSSIFEIFNSADRFAVNVLAIDQRDMADTFARSKNDQSELLKRFDIGDYGSPVLSGSRAVLECEVAAKYIVGDHQILIGKVLGYEVDSTVAPLVFASGKYHELGPQIS
- a CDS encoding TonB-dependent receptor → MKETYSNFSKSISCAVILGASGLASISSFAEPNNRNRMLEEVVVTAQKREENSQDVPITMAALGSEKLEAFGIEQTADLEKIIPGLTFTQQYGYTVIYLRGVGSESFLPNSEPSIASYVDGINIASAHGKSDAVGPVERIEVLKGPQGTLYGRSATGGAINIISKSLPAEGYEGFINYGAGNYDDRHAQGYFAAALTNSTGVSFSYYKDQRDNINVRAVNGVVQHGDKEDFSESYRVKLIQDFGDNIRITGIAQKTDVQLADADKKVNIRPAGLSIGAQAQQPSRLVENDKEGQMRTDAELYGLIFEWEFDAVALKFVYSDQESLTYDRTTTDYDGTSLNKVSFFTYNEPVFQKTYEFQLSSTENSWMSDKLTWVAGYYHLEGGGGFERIFFELSPELASGLVTGFAGSVGDLLNDLLSPVTNTSVYLEAGGKITIDSDSIFAEATYSLTPSLNLTLGARYQEETRGLINSYFDIVNPIFGTPTEEYFDSDDRSRNIRVGTFNKPELEDVSVAPRVALQWFASDDVQVYSSIAKGFKSQTYNILNFFSEPDEVDKSETTSLEIGFKSDLLDSTLRLNGAVFNTITKNPISAFVGLTSGGVVNYFNAKESTTKGVEVDLLFQPMANLNPGLVVSGGASYIEAEFSDFKDGRGYDEDTGLAYGPGALTLLAERDFTGNDVPRTPTFSSNIAINQGIELGDFGYIELAVDYAFKDSFYYTASNTPHAEQAQYELYGARMSWMYEPKGITLTAYVNNIKDEDYYVAMVENDFGVSAALAPPRLYGAKIKIDF
- a CDS encoding NADP-dependent oxidoreductase, coding for MSTVHNKKIVLNKRPDGNVSPDCWKLIQEDMDVDLKPGEFIVKVMYISVDPAMRGWINDVESYMPAVQIDETMRALGLAEVIESKNDSFAKNDILSGMFGVQKFCKLNSAYAIEKIDITKPSNVDKSMYLSILGMPGMTAYFGLMDVAKIQSGDTVLISGAAGAVGSIAGQIAKIKGCNVVGIAGGELKCRYLVEELGFDSAIDYKNVKDLNNAIASSCPNGVDVFFDNVGGAALDAALNHINPKARVTICGAISQYNASGLNIRAEIDYIPILFKSARLEGFVVLDYYSRYHEGVSQLSEWIQQGKIKSKEDIRQGIDHFGEYFKLLFDGGNFGKLILEP
- a CDS encoding porin, whose protein sequence is MTKHLLLSIALASTFASPIYAQTIEVSAAELAKLKAQISALQAKLVEIEEQANETTSEVAVNTQTLTAQKVAEAEPVDVESEDGITIGGAIRSNYNYTSYSEGNKDRGGDFDFDIFRINVRGEIGDVSLNGEIRFFDYMRAIKYAYVGYQFSQNWEVQAGITKVPFGNSPYNSQNYFFSTNYYLGLEDDFDLGVVFKRSVADSWQLDLAFFKNDELGGVDGYVDNRSDRYSYDIVGSRAPGDGIYDEPAQPLGEYNTFSGRLAYHFEQGELSTEVGISALSAGIHDGDRRVGDYQAWALHSNSQYQNWHLQLQHSEYSYDIAQVDRIAVGAYSFYDSIAAEATSSTANLAYDLAVNFGPVTGLQFYNNYGIVYDKSDSSADTVMNVTGVSVAAGGLFTYFDWVHAKNQPFVGGSAAGDSSEYEQRFNINIGYYF
- a CDS encoding SDR family NAD(P)-dependent oxidoreductase → MTNDLFSISGKLVLITGASSGIGYSLAKGLSAAGAVIVAAARRVEKLDDLRKEIESSGGKVITVRMDVSDRNSVNAGFDRVNEQVGVIDTIVNNAGIAAPGSFLKIDEESRNSVMDTNFNGVWNVAQEGARRMIEAEKSGSIINISSVLALGVKPGQSIYCASKGAVAQLTRGMALDLTKYNIRVNALAPGWFETEMSKEFFDSKEGQEYIARMPAKRLGNLDELNGPVILLASEAGSFINGVVLPVDGALNVVTI
- a CDS encoding glucose 1-dehydrogenase; its protein translation is MIKEKVIIITGAGSGIGKGTALAMAKEGAKLVLADIDSEAGEKVCLELLDLGYEATFVQTDVTDPVQVENMVAHAVNTFGRLDCAFNNAGIEGQLVALDEIDLDHFEHTIAVNLKGVFLCMKYQLKAMLKNGGGAIVNNSSVMGLVAAPMISTYCASKHAVVGISKSAALDYVKHNIRINAVCPGGVATPMVSQVLAETPDALKDILAAVPAKRLATTAELAEAVIWLCSDRSSFVTGIVLPVDGGYTAQ
- a CDS encoding NUDIX hydrolase; protein product: MSELAGGVAMKYCQFCGSSVSLKTPENDTLPRHTCNSCDKVYYRNPVVVAGCIPFWKGRVLLCRRAIEPGYGCWTAPGGYVESGETVEQCAQREAWEEVRVKIKLGQILSVTNVTAANQVHVFFRADMMSANFEVASECLEARLFDPKDIPWDEIAFYSVEETLRRALERDSTLFGLQRFPLNLTSLRPPRRSVST
- a CDS encoding LLM class flavin-dependent oxidoreductase, with the protein product MEKIGLQIMFQNYGSSMSDVDHVQEEIAIAEMAEPMGFDEIWPVEHHFTDYSACPDNTQFLSYLAGKTSTIKLATGAVILPWNDPLRVAEKINFLDHLSNGRAILGVGRGLARCEYQGFGINMEESRDRFDESAEMIIRGLESGFVEGDGEFYKQSRVEIRPRTISTWKDRFYSVAMSPDSVLQVAKLGAQMILFSNKTDEKLKDSIDMYNTEYRKYHDDEPKPPRLCDFVVCHEDAAEARKLAKAHIGGYFASVMDHYELAGDHFKNSKVYKSYGDDIDIYEKTNFDTLMDAYIDCNLYGTPEQIIERVERRRSIIGNYEQNICVKFGGNTQQVAIHTIELFMAKVLPALRAK